One Bythopirellula goksoeyrii genomic window, GGCTATTTTGGTGCGTTCGGCGTTAAAAGCTGAGGCAGGTTTGAGAGGCTTGTTGTGATTATCTGGCGCGCCCTCACTTACCTGCTCGCTGATACGATAGACGCCGATAAGTCTGCCACTAACTACCGGGGTTGATCCATCCAGCTGGTGGCGTCTTCCATTTTCCAGGCGGTAAGTCATTCTCATCACCTCCTGGCCTATCTATGAGCTTTTGGGGGGAGATCTCAGCAAACGCTATCGACACCTGTGGCTGCCCGTGTTGATGGAGTATCTGACGGTGAAAGGGCTTCTGCAACGGCATGTAGAAACTACTGCCACCAAATTGACCATTATTGACTACGAGCACGCCTTGGTACATGTGGTAGTTGATGGCGTCCGACATTCGGTCAAACGCTCCAACGTCCTGGTTGAGAGCGCATATAATGTAGAGATCGTTCTGGCTGCCCAGGTCTCTAGCCAATGCCAAATCTGTAGCGTCGTAACACACGGACGCTGAAATATAGAGGGGACGATGCTGTTTCTTGTCGGAATGCCAATGGTACTCGATCCTCCATTGCGCTGGACGAAAGCCTTTTAGTCCAGCAGATTCGAATGCTCTCTCTTCCTTTGCTAGAAAGCGTTTCCCTTGCTCAATAGTCGCGACCGTCAATCCTGAGTGCGAATTCCAGCTTGGGATAAGCCATTGGCAACTGTTGAGCAGAGGATTCCCTGGAAGTGTGGGGTCGCGATGGTAAACCATTCCAAATAGAACGATGCATTTGTGAACGCGGACAAATGGCAGCAGCAGTGGGCGAATGTCATCTTGGTGTATGGCCAATTCGGGGAATACAAGAATGTCCAGTAGTTGACCATCAGATCTTCCTTGAGAACGATGTGACTCTCTCACTCGGAGCAATTGAGCAACCGCTTCGAGAATTGCAGCAATATGTGCCTTGTGTTTTCGGCGAAAATCCAGATCTCGCAATTCTGGGTCGCTTAGCCAAGTAGTGTAATCATCCATGCATGGCGTAACTGACTGCACCACTCCAATGCGCAACGGTCTCGACCATTGCTGACCAGTCTTGTACGGGGGCAGAGCCTCCATGTCCTGAAGTGACGTTTTGCTTGCCGCCCCGTACCGCTTGGTTAGTTCGCTAAGTCGTCGCTTCACTTTGCTGGCTAACCTGCGAAGCGGAGTAACGGGTTTGCTAACTCCAGAGCCAGGCCACCTAAGAAGTTCGAACAACAAGTCTTCGATAAAAGACGACAGGGGAATCCACGCCGGTCCAAATGCTGACCTTCCCTGAAAACCAGAATAGCGTTGCTGTTCCCAGTGAGAGATTGGGCGTTTGTAGCGTTTGAGATTCTTAGTATGCCGTGGAGCCCCTGAGTAGAGTGAGGTGCTCCCGCGAATCGCAAAACGCAGCAAAATGCCGATCTGATACCGCTGCTTTTGCTGGAGATTCTCACACCAGTCTGGCGGTCGAAATAGAGGCACTGCCACTTGCGGTGACTTGTGTAGCACGAACGAGCCGGCATCAATGCGCCCAAATTCTTGATAGTAATCTTCTAACTTGCAATTGATTTGCCAAGGGGATATGACTTTATCGAACGCATCGCGGTCAAGGGAGAATAGCCATTCGGCAAGATAGAGAAGGTTTATCTCATCGACGAATGGGTTGAGCTGCCCCGACGAGAGATCCGGCAAACGCGTCTCATCTCTTGCCGTCTCTTTGGGTGAAAGCCCTAGCCGCTCAGCAGTCTGTCGCAGGACAGGACTTGCCGAAGGCTCAACTTCGCTCCAAAGTTCTGCCGCTGTTGATGGCGATACTCCGTCGACTCTTTCGAGGAACTCAGCAGAAACCGTGTTCTCCGCAGTGCGGGCGATGGCCTCATCGAGTCCGAAGCCTGATTTTGCGATCACCAGAAAACTCGTCCTTTCATCCAACGACGCTACGCGATCCCCAGCAAGGAAATGTGCAAAGCGGCGATAGAGTGCCAGGTGGGGGCCGCCCTTCTTGCCGAGCGAGTCGAGATCTGTGGGGAAGGCGTCACGAGCCGCGAGGTATAAGAACACCTGCTGCATTAAGTACCACGGCAGCCTAGTGCTCGTGGTCTGTCTGCTGACGAAGAGATTGAAGATCTCTGTCGCCTCCTGAATGAGTCTCTGGTGATACTCGTTGACATCTACAGCCGAAGGAAGACATTCCTCGTCTGGGACAATGCCAGTTTCGGTAGCTCCGGCCCGAAACAACTCTGCCAAGCAATATTGCCGGACTTCTCGCTGTGTACCTTGGGAGCCCCCTACTGTCCAGCCGCGTTTCAGAATACGGAGGACCTGATCCAAGAATTCGACATCAGGGTAGATGTCCAACGCTATCCGCAATAAACGAACATTTGCTGGGTTGATGGTCCAATCTTCGATTAACAACGCAGCAAATAATTTGCCACGGTCGTCTAGTTGGGCCTTCGACAGAACGAGTTGGCGTGGCAAGGCTGAGGGGGGACGGTCTTCGTCATCATCGCCTGTGTTGTCACGCGCCTCGGGGCTATCATCAGTCGATTCGTCGTAGAGCATCGGACGCAGAGACCGAAAAGTTCTTCGAAATCTACCGGCAGCGAAGCGGGCTGCTGTTTGGTCTTGCATGTCAGACATGCCTACCAGTAGTCCCGAGCGGCCATCGCCCTCAGGCGTCGATTCAGACGAATATCTTTGTTGCGTGTGAAAGAAGCCCTCAATTGACCCGATAAGCTCCGTACCATGCAGCATATCGAATACGCCCGACACTTCATTCTGAATTCTCTTTGCCGTGCGTGACTGAGGCACGAGGAATCGACGATCTCGTCCTTGTACCGTTGTTTTTGTCTTTTCGTCTTGCACGACCAGGCCAGAGCAAGTTTCGTCGAGCAGGTGCTGAAGCCAAGCGGTCACTTGGCGAGAGATATTGCCTTCCTCACAGCCTTCAGGTACACGAAGAACGAGCCGGAAATCATCGACGTAATAGCAGGCATCAAGCAAGACGATTTCTTCGGCATCATCGATTGGCCTGTCGAAGGCAGTACGCAGCTTTGCTTCGAACTGTTGCATGGCAACATTTGCGAAGAAGCCCGCTGCGGACAAGCCTTGTGGAAGGGCGACGTCGGTGAACCTTGGCAAGTCGTGCTTTTCCGCGTGCTTCTCGGCGCGCGGTACGTCAGCCCATTCCCAATTGAGCACTAACTTGGCCAACTTGAAAAATCGCTTGTCATCCCCGTCTCGCTGGAAAGCAGTCACCTGCTTGAATAGCACCTCTGGGGTCACGCGATCGTAAAACTTGGAGATGTCGCTATGAACGATTGCTATCTCTTCGCCATCAGTTTCAGAAGCTGCATATTCCGCTACAATCCTTGGTCGTTCAAGAAATGTTTGGTAATCATCGAAGTAGCTTCGATAGAGCTTTGCGCTACCCCAGCGATGCCGGAGTCCGTCGTTCGTGCCGTCGCAGAAGAGCCGGTGTCCGTACGCAAGCACGCGTTCCCGATTCTCTGCATGCTCTATTGTGAGACGGGGGTCACCCATCTGGCTCTCCACTCGATCGGCTAAGCAGAGCAGGATGGCGGTCGCCACAACCTGATCACGGAGAGCCACATGAGCCAGAGGACGGAGTTTATTCGAGCTGCCGGGATTGGGCTTCCATTGATCGTTTTCGAATTTCCAGCGTTGCGACTTGGGGGCTGGCACAAGCTCCAACGGCAACGATTGCCACTCCTCAAACTGTTCAAGGTCCTCCTGAATCTCGGCGATGAAATCAGGAATTCGCAGCGACTGATAGTCGATGCCAAGCGTGTCGGCATACCAGCTGTGCGAGCGCAAGTTTGCCGAAGTCTTTTTCCATGCCTGCATTAACACGCATTCCAATCGAACATCTTCCAGGGATGGCGTGAGAACGCGTTGCATGGCATTGAGTGTGAAACCAGGTGGTTATGTCGTGGTTGTCTCACCGGGTTCTAGCAGCGGTGGTAAGAGTCTTTCACCGGTGACCAGGACTTGTGTTAGAGCTACTTTTTTTGACTCTTGCTTCACCACTGACCGGCAAGCTTCGGTGATTGCTTTTTTTCTGTTGATCCTAGTAGAAAAAAATTATAGCACGAGTGTCCAGTAATTGCTGTATCATCAACTGGGCTTCCCCCTTTTTATGATCCAGTGCTTGAGAAAGAATCTGGTCCTAGGGTTCCGCTGGCTTGCCGTAGCGGAGCAGGTTGCTGAGGCGTAGCCGAAGTAACCTGCGGAGCGGAGGGAAGGGCAACGTCCGCTTGACGAAGCTTCGCAATTATCTGGGAAGTCGTGTGACGTGTCTTCTTCATCTGAGAAATCCTTTCCGGGCTACGCCCGGATGCGATTCTCGCAAAAGACTGGATCACTTACGGGGGGGGAAGTACAACTAAATAAGAAGCCCTATCAAAACCTCACCGAATATGCCAAGAACCCTACAATTATGGTGGTTTGCAGAAAACGACAGTTGATATCCTAGGTTTTGATAGGGCTTCTAAGTTGAGATCCGGCATAGGATTTTTGGGTTCGATTGTGATACCAAGTTGTTAGCTTATTCTCGACCCTACCATTTTTAGGATTATAGTCGTAGCTTCTGTCTGGAATTTGTTAAAAGGAGGAAAGCGAGTCCTTTGCTCAAGTACATCATAACCTATTGTCTTTTTAAGGTTTAGAAGTTACACTACCAAAGTGATATGACAATGGCAGCTAAAGTTTATCAATATTCCTCTTCTTCAGTTATGAGACGCTTGTTTCGTCTTGTTCTGGTTACTGTGCTAACCCTGTCAAATTTACCAGGTGCTTTCGCTGCACAAGGCACTGTGAAGGATTGCCCTCCCCATAA contains:
- a CDS encoding RNA-directed DNA polymerase codes for the protein MQRVLTPSLEDVRLECVLMQAWKKTSANLRSHSWYADTLGIDYQSLRIPDFIAEIQEDLEQFEEWQSLPLELVPAPKSQRWKFENDQWKPNPGSSNKLRPLAHVALRDQVVATAILLCLADRVESQMGDPRLTIEHAENRERVLAYGHRLFCDGTNDGLRHRWGSAKLYRSYFDDYQTFLERPRIVAEYAASETDGEEIAIVHSDISKFYDRVTPEVLFKQVTAFQRDGDDKRFFKLAKLVLNWEWADVPRAEKHAEKHDLPRFTDVALPQGLSAAGFFANVAMQQFEAKLRTAFDRPIDDAEEIVLLDACYYVDDFRLVLRVPEGCEEGNISRQVTAWLQHLLDETCSGLVVQDEKTKTTVQGRDRRFLVPQSRTAKRIQNEVSGVFDMLHGTELIGSIEGFFHTQQRYSSESTPEGDGRSGLLVGMSDMQDQTAARFAAGRFRRTFRSLRPMLYDESTDDSPEARDNTGDDDEDRPPSALPRQLVLSKAQLDDRGKLFAALLIEDWTINPANVRLLRIALDIYPDVEFLDQVLRILKRGWTVGGSQGTQREVRQYCLAELFRAGATETGIVPDEECLPSAVDVNEYHQRLIQEATEIFNLFVSRQTTSTRLPWYLMQQVFLYLAARDAFPTDLDSLGKKGGPHLALYRRFAHFLAGDRVASLDERTSFLVIAKSGFGLDEAIARTAENTVSAEFLERVDGVSPSTAAELWSEVEPSASPVLRQTAERLGLSPKETARDETRLPDLSSGQLNPFVDEINLLYLAEWLFSLDRDAFDKVISPWQINCKLEDYYQEFGRIDAGSFVLHKSPQVAVPLFRPPDWCENLQQKQRYQIGILLRFAIRGSTSLYSGAPRHTKNLKRYKRPISHWEQQRYSGFQGRSAFGPAWIPLSSFIEDLLFELLRWPGSGVSKPVTPLRRLASKVKRRLSELTKRYGAASKTSLQDMEALPPYKTGQQWSRPLRIGVVQSVTPCMDDYTTWLSDPELRDLDFRRKHKAHIAAILEAVAQLLRVRESHRSQGRSDGQLLDILVFPELAIHQDDIRPLLLPFVRVHKCIVLFGMVYHRDPTLPGNPLLNSCQWLIPSWNSHSGLTVATIEQGKRFLAKEERAFESAGLKGFRPAQWRIEYHWHSDKKQHRPLYISASVCYDATDLALARDLGSQNDLYIICALNQDVGAFDRMSDAINYHMYQGVLVVNNGQFGGSSFYMPLQKPFHRQILHQHGQPQVSIAFAEISPQKLIDRPGGDENDLPPGKWKTPPAGWINPGS